One Bacteroidota bacterium genomic region harbors:
- a CDS encoding SpoIID/LytB domain-containing protein has translation MTRPALSFLFTLLFSALLSAHEVDVKLLSTMKVQVVSVSASRGNFMLLLDGKRQADSLAAKAFQLIMVNDSLEVRVPGDTLGRFASFVLKPLADSCIFKIKPIKPLSGTRTYDGQLSISIRDNYLHCRNEVELESYVCGVVESESGGQGGSEFYKVQAILCRTYALAQLGRHITEGFDVCDGVHCQVYRSRTSHPEITAAAQATAGLVLVDKGLTLITAAFHSNCGGQTANSEDVWGGTLPYLRGRSDSFCNGMPHATWERRIAKDDWLNGLAQRYKYPIEDSVACRLACNMKQNSRTNFFSYGGVRIAYKNLRTDWQLKSAYFNVTESGDSVIIRGRGYGHGVGMCQEGAINMARKGFEFRYILTYYYKGVDIVHISRLAFFREEEQE, from the coding sequence ATGACCCGACCCGCCTTATCATTTCTGTTTACCCTGCTTTTTTCCGCATTACTTTCCGCTCATGAGGTTGATGTGAAACTGCTTTCCACCATGAAGGTGCAGGTTGTTTCCGTATCGGCTTCGCGGGGCAATTTTATGCTGCTGCTCGATGGCAAGCGCCAGGCTGACTCGCTCGCCGCAAAAGCCTTTCAGCTGATTATGGTGAATGATTCGCTTGAAGTGCGCGTGCCGGGCGATACACTCGGACGCTTTGCGAGTTTTGTGCTGAAGCCGCTTGCCGACAGTTGTATATTTAAAATAAAACCCATCAAGCCGCTTTCCGGTACCCGCACATACGACGGGCAACTCAGCATTTCCATACGCGATAATTACCTGCATTGCCGGAACGAAGTGGAACTGGAGTCGTATGTGTGTGGCGTGGTGGAGTCGGAATCAGGCGGACAGGGCGGAAGCGAGTTTTATAAGGTGCAGGCCATTCTTTGCCGCACGTATGCGCTTGCGCAGCTTGGACGGCATATTACCGAAGGTTTTGACGTGTGCGATGGTGTGCATTGCCAGGTGTATCGCAGCCGTACTTCGCACCCGGAAATTACGGCCGCCGCGCAGGCTACCGCCGGGCTGGTGCTTGTTGATAAAGGTCTTACACTGATTACGGCGGCCTTTCACTCCAACTGTGGCGGACAAACCGCCAATTCGGAAGATGTGTGGGGCGGCACGCTGCCTTATCTGCGCGGACGAAGCGATAGTTTTTGTAACGGTATGCCACACGCCACCTGGGAACGACGTATCGCTAAAGACGACTGGCTGAACGGACTTGCCCAACGCTATAAGTATCCGATTGAAGACAGTGTGGCCTGCCGCTTGGCCTGCAACATGAAACAAAATTCGCGCACCAACTTTTTCAGCTACGGCGGTGTGCGCATTGCCTACAAAAACCTGCGCACCGACTGGCAATTAAAATCGGCCTATTTCAATGTAACTGAATCGGGCGATTCAGTGATTATTCGTGGCAGAGGATACGGACATGGTGTGGGCATGTGTCAGGAAGGCGCCATTAATATGGCCCGCAAGGGGTTTGAATTCCGTTATATACTTACGTACTATTACAAAGGCGTGGATATTGTGCATATTTCCC